A portion of the Meleagris gallopavo isolate NT-WF06-2002-E0010 breed Aviagen turkey brand Nicholas breeding stock chromosome 16, Turkey_5.1, whole genome shotgun sequence genome contains these proteins:
- the LOC104913452 gene encoding zinc finger CCCH domain-containing protein 7A-like — protein sequence MSAFLFEEVCIRNVDVQDNMSNVSEERSTRQQDIKKGLQFIESTLPYPGTQEQYELFIRELVRNLFNEGNDVYREGDWRGSLNHYSEAINIADYANSEEIHVSDDILEKLHVNRIACFSNMGLHEKVLEDCEIALRLNENNFRALYRKAKALNELGRYKTAYDAVAKCSLAVPQDESVIKLTQELAQKLGLKIRKAYVRAKPPSSSVSSDISTQNSSVEDIELDLSDQKQDTVSSASSSAFVSELSKVASVPISSLSSVMSLQVEKASLPSATLANGGNVSFSMPEACLDCGDGDIIIGEELDELLDSVPDPDESIMVKLCLLSFE from the exons AtgtctgctttcctttttgagGAGGTGTGTATCCGAAACGTGGATGTTCAGGATAACATGTCCAATGTGTCGGAAGAAAGAAGCACTAGACAACAGGACATTAAGAAAGGACTTCAGTTTATAGA atcTACTTTGCCCTACCCAGGGACACAAGAACAATATGAG CTATTTATACGAGAACTTGTTAGAAATCTTTTTAATGAAGGGAATGATGTATATCGAGAAGGTGATTGGAGAGGCTCGCTGAATCACTATTCAGAAGCTATAAACATAGCAGATTATGCTAATTCTGAAGAAATCCATGTGTCTGATGATATTTTAGAGAAGCTACATGTAAACAGGATAGCATGTTTTTCAAATATG GGACTGCATGAAAAGGTTCTAGAAGACTGTGAGATAGCATTAAggttaaatgaaaataattttagagCGCTCTATCGGAAAGCAAAAGCACTGAACGAGCTGGGAAGGTATAAGACAGCGTATGATGCTGTAGCAAAGTGTTCTCTTGCTGTGCCACAG gaTGAAAGTGTGATTAAGCTTACTCAAGAACTGGCTCAAAAATTaggattaaaaataagaaaagcataTGTAAGAGCAAAG CCACCCTCGAGTTCTGTTTCTAGTGATATATCAACTCAG AATTCTTCTGTAGAAGATATTGAGTTAG atttatCTGACCAGAAGCAAGATACGGTTTCTTCTGCGTCTTCATCGGCCTTTGTTTCTGAATTGTCTAAAGTGGCATCAGTACCCATATCATCTTTATCTTCTGTTATGTCTCTTCAAGTGGAAAAAGCTTCTTTGCCTTCTGCAACGTTGGCAAATGgaggaaatgtttctttctctatGCCAGAAGCATGTTTAGATTGTGGAGATGGAGATATAATTATTGGTGAAGAACTTGATGAATTACTTGATTCTGTGCCTGATCCAGATGAAAGCATAATGGTAAaactttgtttgctttcttttgagtGA
- the BFAR gene encoding bifunctional apoptosis regulator yields the protein MEEDETLCSEPSTAGAAARASPEVGRQISVSEFLCHCCYDILVNPTTLNCGHSFCRHCLALWWASSKKNECPECREKWEGFPKVNILLRDVIERLFSDAIEQRKEDIQQNSDVARSLAIFQKYGNDQISTAPNTGRINPRGRGFFSGVLTALTCVAVVLLGYHWSSREFEDDLLVHKPVAKWTAEEVALWLEQLGPWASLYKERFLLEKVNGRLLLTLTEEDFTKEPYSIENNNHRKAITAELECVKTLGIKPPQNLWEYKAVNPGKSLFLLYALKNSPRLSMLYLYLFDYTEAFLPFIHIICPMQEDQYEDMVTKLLDLKHPTWKQWREFIVKYIFLPYQLVAEFAWDWLDVHYWTSRFIIVNAMLLSVLELFSFWKLWSRRELKTIPHRMWKHFWKVSTQGLFVAVFWPFIPQFVCNCLFYWALYFNPIINIDLVVKEVRRLETQVQ from the exons atggaagaagATGAGACCTTATGCAGTGAACCCAGCACGGCAGGAGCTGCAGCGCGCGCTAGCCCTGAGGTTGGCCGGCAGATATCAGTGAGTGAGTTCCTTTGCCACTGCTGTTACGACATTCTGGTCAATCCCACCACCCTGAACTGTGGGCACAGCTTCTGTAGACATTGCTTAGCCTTGTGGTGGGCGTCCTCCAAGAAGAATGAATGTCcagaatgcagagaaaaatgggAAGGATTCCCCAAAGTCAACATTCTCCTCAG GGATGTTATTGAAAGGCTGTTCTCTGATGCCAttgaacaaagaaaagaagatattCAGCAAAACAGTGATGTAGCACGCAGCTTAGCAATCTTCCAAAAATATGGAAATGACCAGATTTCTACGGCTCCAAACACAGGAAGAATTAATCCTCGGGGAAGAGGGTTTTTCTCAGGCGTTCTGACAGCTTTAACCTGTGTAGCA GTAGTACTACTTGGGTATCACTGGAGTAGCAGAGAATTTGAAGATGATCTTCTTGTCCACAAGCCTGTTGCTAAATGGACTGCTGAAGAAGTGGCGCTTTGGCTAGAGCAGCTGGGCCCTTGGGCTTCTCTTtataaagaaagatttttgcTGGAGAAAGTTAATGGAAG GCTCCTTCTAACGCTGACAGAGGAGGATTTCACAAAAGAGCCTTACAGTATAGAGAACAATAACCATAGAAAAGCAATTACAGCAGAATTGGAATGTGTCAAAACTTTAGGTATTAAACCACCACAGAACCTTTGGGAATACAAG GCAGTAAATCCAGGAAAATCACTCTTTCTTTTGTATGCGCTCAAGAATTCTCCAAGACTCAGTATGTTATACTTATATCTGTTTGATTATACTGAAGCTTTCCTACCTTTTATCCACATCATTTGTCCTATGCAAGAAGACCAATATGAAGACATGGTCACAAAATTATTA GACCTTAAACATCCCACTTGGAAACAGTGGAGAGAATTCATTGTAAAGTATATATTTTTGCCATACCAGTTGGTAGCTGAATTTGCTTGGGACTGGCTGGATGTGCACTACTGGACATCAAGATTTATCATTGTAAATGCCATGCTACTCTCTGTTCTGGAATTATTCTCCTTTTGGAAGCTCTGGTCAAGAAGAGAATTGAA GACTATTCCTCACAGAATGTGGAAACACTTCTGGAAAGTCTCAACCCAAGGTCTTTTTGTTGCAGTTTTTTGGCCTTTTATTCCTCAGTTTGTCTGcaattgtttgttttactgGGCCTTGTACTTCAACCCAATTATAAACATTGATCTTGTAGTTAAAGAAGTAAGGCGTCTGGAGACACAAGTGCAATGA